GGCTTCCATCGACCGCCACAACCAAGAGCGCCTTGATTTTTATATATCTACCCCCGAGAGTGAGCGCCTTGAACTGGAGCGGTTCCTTGGTAGCCACGGTTACCAATGGGTCTCCGATGAATCAATCTCGCGTGCAAATCCGAGGGCGCCCATGGGGATTGAAAAGACCAAACCTGGTGGGCTCGCGCAACAAGTCATTAAATCTGAATTTTGGCGCTTAGGTCTTGCGAGTAATTATGTTTGCTTGGATTCCGATTGCATTTTTATACGTGATTTTAAAAAAAGTGACTTTATTGCAAGCGATGGCTATCCCTATACAGTGATTTATCAAAACAAGGAATACCATCAGCTCGCGATTAATCGGAACTACGCAAAAGCACCCCGTAATTTACAAGTGGACGCGGAAAATGTTAAAGCGATTTTTGGTCGCCGTGGCCCTAATTACTACTGCCTCTGCCCACCCTTCATTTGGTCAGCGGCCGTATGGCAATCACTCGATACAGAATTTCTTGAGCCTCGCGGCCAAACGCTATGGGATTTATGCACGCGTGAGCATCCAGAAACCTTTATTTATAACGAGGCCTTATTGAACTTTCGGGCCATTCCCTTATATCCGATTGAGCAATTGTTTCGGGTGTACTACTACGATTGGCATTACTTCCTATTGCGGCGTTTGGGTGAGTCAATTCCCAAGCTCAAGGAAAATTATCAAGGCGTCATTTACCAATCTAGTTGGGACTTAAGTCTAGACCTTGGTCCTAGTAAAAAATCCGTTTTCTCGCGCGCCTTAAAAAAAATTAAGCGCTTGGGGCGTTACCTGCAAAGTTATATCTAATGAGTACCCAAGCGTTGGTCAGCGTCATTATGCCGGCCTTTAATTCGGAGAAATACATCGCCCAGGCGATCGAAAGCATCTTAGCGCAAACCTATACCAATTTTGAGCTACTTATTTTTGATGATGGCTCCTCCGATCAAACTCGCGCAGTGATTCATCGGTATGTCGATCCCCGAATTATTAAAGTGCTTTCAGACCAAAATCGTGGAGTGGTCTTCGCCCGAAACAAGATGATTGATATGGCTAAGGGCCAATACATTGCCCTCATGGATGCCGATGACATAGCTGATCCGATGCGTTTTGAAAAACAGGTACTCACTTTAGAGGCCCAGGCATGCGATGTATGCGGCAGTGCGCAGTGGGTACTGGATGACGCCACTAAGGAAATTAAAAAATCCAAGGACAAGTTTAGTGACTCTGATTTACGTTCTTTGCTGGCTGTGTATTGCACCTTATGCAATTCAGCAGTAATGGCACGTGCAGAACTATTTAAGCGCTATCGGTATGACACTACGATTTTGACATCGGAAGATTATTACTTGTGGGTTCAAATTGCTGCGGCGGGCTATCGTTTTCTCAACTTACCAGAGCGCCTGGTGACTTACCGGCAATATCCGGCACAAACCAGCTCGGTTCATTTAGAGAAATTTAAGCTCTCCAGTATTGAAGTGCAAAAGCGCTATTTGACGCTACTCGGAATTGATGTCCACCTTCGTCCTAATCCACTTCCGTGGCGAGAACGCATGTATCCGGCAATTCAATTACTAAAAGCTCTGAAGGTATCTTTTCCAAAAATGTCGTTCAAGGCTTACTATGAAATTTACGCACGGTTTCAGTATCGGCGCTCAGGAATTTGGACGCCGCTCACACGCCTAGAGCGGATCCTGGTTTGCTGGTGGGTGATGCGCTAAAAATTGAGTGATGGCTCTTTTACTCGGTACGTCGAGGATGTCAGGCACTTCACAGAGATGATCAGCGCCTCGGTACGAGTGCCACATAGATGGAACTAGCTTAATGGAATGACTAAGCATTCCTGCTAAATGGGTCATTCCACTTTTGGAGCCAATGAAGTAATCGGCCTGTAAAAGGTGATGAAAGGTTTCTAAAAAAGGCGTGTCGATATGCTCAACTACCTGATGACCGCTGTCCTTGTAGTAATGCATCCAAGAGAAAGGCTCCCCGGTTTCGGAGTGAAATACCCCATTTTTTCCCTCACTAAAAATATGGATCGTTAGGGGTTGATGGACCTGGGCCATGATGAGATCGAGAATCTCAAGATACCACCGATCAGGAAGCATTCGTGACGCTAAATCCGCGTATTGCCGACCCGGTAGCAGGTCACCTCGGCGAATATGCACCGCAATATGTAAAGATCCTGGTGGATAGAGAAGAGCAATTGGATCGGTTTGACGGGCTTTGTCATAGGCGCTGCGTAACCAGGTTCGAGTACTGGCATATTCATAATCACCAGTGGGATTTTTTTTTAACCGAAAGACGGTATTGGGTTCTGGGTGGGATTGAATGAAGGTATCGATTACTCGATAGACCTCATCATCAATTTGCTCATGCGTTGGAATCGGTATTTGAAATTGAGGCAAGGTAATGACCCTCAGTTCACCTTGGCGAATGCGCCGCTCTACCGCATTCCGTCTAGGAAGTATCTGGGCCAAATTGAGCATGCGGTTTAAGTCATCACCAAGATTATGGGTTTCATAGACTTGCGCACCCCGTAGTTTGCGTAAGCCCTGCTTGAGGCGCCAGCGCCAATTGGCGCGCGACGATTTGCGCAGCTGTGCCGGAGCGTATGCTAACTGCAATTGATTGCGAAGTGCAATTTTGAGCCCACGATTAATGAAGCCCATCGAGTGACCGATTCCGGCATCGGGATTGTCGTAATCAATGATAAAGCGCTGACTCATTGGTTCAAATCAGCCAAAATCCGATTGCGGATGATTGATACATACCGTGTGGTGTCAAATGCCATAGCGGCCGAGCTTTTCAAATAAGTCATTATGTTTTGTTGGAAGCGGGCATAGGTTTTTGCATCGATCGACTTTAGGTAGCGATGTACATCAGCAGTCGTATCAAACTGCCGACGATCAATAAAGCAATGACTTGGAATATGCTCGTTAATGGTGTGGGACCCCCAATAGACCGGAACGCAGCCGCTAAAAAAGCAATCAAATATTTTTTCGGTAATGTAATCGGGTAAATCCGCCACATTTTCATAACAGTAGGCAAACTTAGCTTTACGGTACACCACGGACTTATCTTCAATCGCTCCGGCGTAGCTCGGAAACGGTCGATACCCAAAAAGTTGGGTTCGTAGACGCTCAATCCGCCGCTTAATCTTTGCGGAAAAATGAAATGCAGGACTGGGTTTACCCCAACCCAGGCCATAGAGGGAAAAATCGCTTGGCGCGTGATTTTCATACCAGCGAATCACCGAAATGCGCTCGCGATATAAGTCGGTTGCGAGTCCGGGGGGAAAGGCTTTATTGGCATTAATGAGGCAGCTAAATATTGGCCGTTCCTCAAAAGGCGCAAATGCCTCATAGCGAATCTGATTGGGGATGAAGAGCTGCACTGCATTGGGTAAGTGCAATAAATTTCGATTCCAAGTGAAGAACGCGTCAAATTGCTTGAGGTATTGTTCATCGCAATTGAGGGGGCAAATACTGGGGTTTTCAGTGGCAATCAGGTATTTGGGACCGGGTAAATCACAAATCATCTGACCATCATGAAGAAGATTAAAAGCAATGGGGCGACCTAAATTGACATCAGGGTTATTGAGCTCAACGCCTACCGCCATGAATTCAGAACGTAAGAGCCGATTGGTGTAGGTCGGGTTATAGGTATGATGTTTATCAATCACCGCAAATGAGGCATTCTTAACCCGGTCCGGGTGATAATAGTTAGCAAATCGCATCATTTATCCCACTATATATGACCTCACACCGCGAACTTAACCCACATCGGCCGATTTCAGAATCGTCAGTCTTATTGGCTGGCCCCGTTCGTAATGTTGCGGGGGTAATTGAGCGCGAAGTGCAAACCCTAATGGCAAGCCTCATACATTTTAAAAGCATTGATTGCTTGGTAGTTGAAAGTGACTCCAACGATGATACGGTAAAAAAATTAGCCGAACTGACTAAGACCATTCCTCAGTTTTCGTATGTCAGTATGGGGCAATTAAGTCAACACTACCCCAGGCGCACTGATCGGATTGCCTTGTGTCGCAATGTGATTATTGATGCCGTCGCGCAAAACCCAGCTTATGCCCATATTGACTATATCGCCATGGCCGATATGGATGGCATGAATAGCCTTATCACCCCCGAGAAAATTACCCAATGCTGGAAAGTAAGCGAGCCATGGGATGTTATTACGGCTAATCAATTAGGGCCCTATTACGACACTTGGGCGCTAAAACATCCAGATTGGAATCCAACCGATTGCTGGCAACAAAGAACAGCATTAGAAAATATTATTGGGTATGAGGCCGCAGAAAATTTAGCGATTACCGCCAAACAAGTGGCGCTTGATCCCAGTGCGGGTTTAATTGAGGTGGACTCAGCATTTGGCGGATTTGCCATCTACCGCAGGGAGGCATTTTTAGCGGGGCGCTATGTCGGTTCAGTTAGCGAGGGTAGATTGGATGAGATCTGTGAACACATTTCCTATCATGCGGAGTTGCGCCAAAAGGGATATCGAATTTACATCAACTGCGCATTGATTAATTGTGAGCACCAAGTCGTTTCCAAGAGAGCTGAAATGATCTTGAAATGGATCCAAGCTTTGGGACTATTGGTTTTTGGAAAAAAGCGGCTCAATAAATACCTGGATTTAATAAAGGCTCGTTAACCCTAGTATTATTGATATTGACGGTAATAGAGGTAGACCATGATTTTTGTAACGGGTGGCGCGGGTTTTATTGGCGGCAACTTTGTGCTCGATTGGCTCAAAGACCCCGCTGCCGAAGGAATCATTAATCTCGATAAATTAACCTATGCGGGTAACTTAGCGACGCTTGACTCCCTAAAGAACGATTCCCGCCATCGGTTTGTGCAAGGCGATATTGGCGATCGTGCGTTGGTCCTGCAGCTTTTAAAAGAGCATCAACCCCGAGCGATTGTGAACTTTGCCGCCGAGAGCCATGTCGATCGTTCGATCCATGGCCCAGCTGATTTTATCAATACAAACATTGTTGGCACCTTCCATTTGCTCGAATGCGCGCGTCACTTTTGGAATGATCTATCCGAAGACCGAAAAAAGAGTTTTCGCTTTCACCATGTCTCCACCGATGAAGTCTATGGCTCGCTATTACCAACCGCCCCGGCATTTACGGAAACCCATCCCTATGAACCCAATAGTCCCTATTCCGCTTCCAAAGCCGCATCGGATCATTTAGTAAGAGCCTGGTTTCACACCTATGGCTTACCGGTGGTGACCACCAATTGCTCGAATAACTATGGGCCATACCATTTCCCCGAAAAGCTCATTCCCCTCGTTATTTTGAATGCCATCAATGGTAAGCCGCTACCCATTTACGGCGATGGCCAGCAAGTGCGCGATTGGCTCTTTGTCGGTGATCATTGCTCAGCGATTCGCGCGGTGCTCGCTCACGGTGCGCTTGGAGAAACGTACAACATTGGTGGTTGGAATGAGAAAACCAATCTAAGTGTCGTGCAAACCATCTGCCAGATTTTGGATGAGTTAAGACCGAGAGCGGATGGACAGTCTTATGCCCAGCAAATTACTTTTGTGAAAGATCGCCCTGGCCACGATCGGCGCTATGCGATGGATGCAAGCAAAATTGAGCGCGAGCTCGGTTGGCGACCCGCTGAAACCTTTGATACCGGCATTCGCAAAACGGTCCAGTGGTATCTCGAGAATCTATCCTGGGTGGAGGGTGTGGTGAGCGGCGCCTATCGCGATTGGTTGCAAAAG
This genomic window from Polynucleobacter sp. MWH-UH24A contains:
- a CDS encoding DUF6492 family protein, with the protein product MKDIVLYCKSYSKDFLRLRNLLASIDRHNQERLDFYISTPESERLELERFLGSHGYQWVSDESISRANPRAPMGIEKTKPGGLAQQVIKSEFWRLGLASNYVCLDSDCIFIRDFKKSDFIASDGYPYTVIYQNKEYHQLAINRNYAKAPRNLQVDAENVKAIFGRRGPNYYCLCPPFIWSAAVWQSLDTEFLEPRGQTLWDLCTREHPETFIYNEALLNFRAIPLYPIEQLFRVYYYDWHYFLLRRLGESIPKLKENYQGVIYQSSWDLSLDLGPSKKSVFSRALKKIKRLGRYLQSYI
- a CDS encoding glycosyltransferase, encoding MSTQALVSVIMPAFNSEKYIAQAIESILAQTYTNFELLIFDDGSSDQTRAVIHRYVDPRIIKVLSDQNRGVVFARNKMIDMAKGQYIALMDADDIADPMRFEKQVLTLEAQACDVCGSAQWVLDDATKEIKKSKDKFSDSDLRSLLAVYCTLCNSAVMARAELFKRYRYDTTILTSEDYYLWVQIAAAGYRFLNLPERLVTYRQYPAQTSSVHLEKFKLSSIEVQKRYLTLLGIDVHLRPNPLPWRERMYPAIQLLKALKVSFPKMSFKAYYEIYARFQYRRSGIWTPLTRLERILVCWWVMR
- a CDS encoding glycosyltransferase family 10 domain-containing protein gives rise to the protein MMRFANYYHPDRVKNASFAVIDKHHTYNPTYTNRLLRSEFMAVGVELNNPDVNLGRPIAFNLLHDGQMICDLPGPKYLIATENPSICPLNCDEQYLKQFDAFFTWNRNLLHLPNAVQLFIPNQIRYEAFAPFEERPIFSCLINANKAFPPGLATDLYRERISVIRWYENHAPSDFSLYGLGWGKPSPAFHFSAKIKRRIERLRTQLFGYRPFPSYAGAIEDKSVVYRKAKFAYCYENVADLPDYITEKIFDCFFSGCVPVYWGSHTINEHIPSHCFIDRRQFDTTADVHRYLKSIDAKTYARFQQNIMTYLKSSAAMAFDTTRYVSIIRNRILADLNQ
- the rfbB gene encoding dTDP-glucose 4,6-dehydratase — its product is MIFVTGGAGFIGGNFVLDWLKDPAAEGIINLDKLTYAGNLATLDSLKNDSRHRFVQGDIGDRALVLQLLKEHQPRAIVNFAAESHVDRSIHGPADFINTNIVGTFHLLECARHFWNDLSEDRKKSFRFHHVSTDEVYGSLLPTAPAFTETHPYEPNSPYSASKAASDHLVRAWFHTYGLPVVTTNCSNNYGPYHFPEKLIPLVILNAINGKPLPIYGDGQQVRDWLFVGDHCSAIRAVLAHGALGETYNIGGWNEKTNLSVVQTICQILDELRPRADGQSYAQQITFVKDRPGHDRRYAMDASKIERELGWRPAETFDTGIRKTVQWYLENLSWVEGVVSGAYRDWLQKQYS